Proteins encoded in a region of the Trichosurus vulpecula isolate mTriVul1 chromosome 9, mTriVul1.pri, whole genome shotgun sequence genome:
- the LOC118830752 gene encoding probable G-protein coupled receptor 141: protein MEIYNITIQPSVSNGAAESPAHCDDHCRKVLATLYSIVLLGGTAGTIIMSRVLLQRNSQSIITILIANIIVLHSILLVSLPFRLSYYFLLEWKFGWFTCRVISSIVYIHMYFTFVFYVTIIVLRLLIYFKKLPLQELQKFHAIALSVAIWLMGMLIFSLIFLFQYGTHTDPSQHLCFQFYEELRHTSVVVINYCMISIIMVTVLVLSVIQLVVIMQLTKRLRPGVFTHQEFRAHINSFFFLVVIVVCFLPHHAFRVFFIQVYFQNETSKLLLYNEVCVALTTVCCLDMLCFIGGLVH, encoded by the coding sequence ATGGAGATATACAACATAACTATCCAGCCCAGTGTCTCCAATGGAGCCGCGGAAAGCCCAGCCCATTGTGATGACCACTGCAGGAAGGTTTTGGCCACACTCTACAGCATAGTCTTGTTAGGAGGTACAGCTGGTACCATCATAATGTCCCGTGTCTTGTTGCAGAGGAATTCCCAgtccatcatcaccatcctcatcgCCAACATCATTGTGCTACATTCCATCCTGCTGGTCAGTCTTCCATTCCGCCTCAGTTACTACTTTCTGTTGGAGTGGAAGTTTGGATGGTTCACCTGCCGGGTCATCAGTAGCATAGTATATATCCATATGTACTTCACTTTTGTTTTCTATGTGACCATCATCGTCCTACGCttactcatttattttaaaaagctccCATTGCAGGAATTACAGAAGTTCCATGCAATAGCCTTGAGTGTTGCCATCTGGCTGATGGGAATGCTCATTTTCTCCCTGATTTTTCTGTTCCAGTATGGCACCCACACAGACCCCTCTCAGCATCTCTGTTTTCAGTTCTACGAAGAACTCAGACACACATCGGTGGTTGTCATCAATTACTGCATGATCAGCATTATCATGGTGACGGTCTTGGTCCTCTCCGTGATTCAGTTGGTTGTCATCATGCAGCTCACAAAAAGACTCCGGCCTGGCGTGTTTACACACCAAGAGTTCCGAGCTCATATCAATAGTTTCTTTTTCCTGGTGGTGATTGTTGTTTGTTTCCTGCCACATCACGCCTTTAGGGTTTTCTTCATTCAAGTTTATTTCCAGAATGAAACATCTAAGTTACTTTTGTACAATGAAGTCTGTGTGGCTTTAACGACTGTCTGCTGCCTGGACATGTTGTGCTTCATAGGTGGACTGGTCCATTGA